From the Mastacembelus armatus chromosome 14, fMasArm1.2, whole genome shotgun sequence genome, one window contains:
- the LOC113143465 gene encoding V-set and immunoglobulin domain-containing protein 1, which translates to MCSTQRLLVLISLIGCVELITVSTPQQYVNVTMGEPVLLQCTFVTVPETTSLTIQWDFFSPSSMAPQQVYYYQSGKDVIPKSYGGRLQSPSSPSTTSNASIIIRNMQPSDAGIYTCSVHNFPDVAGKSQVNIIVNVLERPSNPYCSVHGDVETGHLVTLTCHSERGSPTPTYIWTRLDQTKTRRPVMGRTTTTGILEIRNISQFEFGEYQCNATNMVGFSTCTIDLSPEVGDGVIAGAVIGALLGCALIILVVWFIAHAMKRHKYKAVKASEANQMKGSSAQAQEATDSVPMATTASSLHAEDEPQA; encoded by the exons ATGTGCTCCACACAGCGCTTGTTGGTGCTTATAAGCTTAATAG GATGTGTTGAGCTGATCACAGTCAGCACGCCGCAGCAATATGTCAACGTTACAATGGGCGAACCTGTCCTGCTCCAGTGTACGTTTGTGACTGTACCAGAGACCACCAGCCTTACAATCcagtgggattttttttctccatcctcCATGGCTCCACAACAG GTCTATTACTATCAATCAGGAAAAGATGTCATTCCAAAATCTTATGGCGGCAGGCTTCAGTCGCCCTCTTCTCCCAGCACGACCAGCAATGCctcaataataataagaaaCATGCAGCCATCGGATGCCGGCATCTACACCTGTTCTGTTCATAACTTTCCTGATGTGGCTGGAAAGTCTCAGGTCAATATTATTGTGAATGTCCTTG AGAGGCCCTCTAATCCATATTGCTCCGTCCATGGTGATGTGGAAACGGGTCATCTGGTCACTCTGACCTGTCACAGTGAGCGTGGGAGCCCGACCCCTACGTACATCTGGACCAGGCTGGATCAGACTAAGACCAGGAGGCCTGTAATGGGGAGAA CAACCACAACTGGAATATTGGAAATCAGAAACATATCCCAGTTTGAGTTTGGGGAGTACCAGTGCAATGCTACAAATATGGTGGGATTTTCAACATGCACTATTGATCTGAGTCCTG AAGTCGGAGATGGAGTGATCGCTGGTGCAGTGATTGGTGCGTTGCTCGGCTGTGCCTTAATCATCCTGGTTGTGTGGTTCATTGCTCATGCTATGAAGAGGCACAAATACAAAGCGGTGAAAGCATCAGAGGCCAATCAGATGAA GGGGAGCTCTGCACAGGCTCAGGAAGCCACAGACAGCGTTCCCATGGCAACTACAGCTAGCAGCCTCCATGCTGAAGATGAGCCACAAGCCTAA
- the tmlhe gene encoding trimethyllysine dioxygenase, mitochondrial — translation MIYLSPLSPLLELFVRLFQIEDCSAHRGALRGSAVSFLRLESVVRLRGDFSEKFGYTQAPWTHKTQTRACASTSATFQLREDCLELNCGGTLMHFNYVWLRDHCRSASSFNSKTNQRNLDTGSIDLSICPDNTTVEDGHLVITWPGGHVSKYSLRWLAENSYERRKQSTVQPHILWNSDIYKNANIPSAKWETFMSCDDELKKFLQNYLLYGIAFVDDVPATVEATEAVTQRVSLIRETTYGRMWCFTSDFSRGDTAYSQLALDRHTDTSYFQEPCGIQVFHCLKHEGTGGRTLLVDGFYAAEKLRQQSPKNFELLAHVPIRHEYIENTDNHQNHLTGVGPVLNIYPWNNEVYLIRYNNYDRSVINMIPHETVQKWYVAHRELTIELRRPENELWVKLSPGKVIFIDNWRVMHGRESFSGLRQLCGCYLTRDDVLSTARCFGLQA, via the exons ATGATTTATCTCTCACCTCTTTCACCTCTTTTAGAGCTTTTTGTGAGATTGTTCCAGATAGAGGATTGTTCTGCGCACAGAGGAGCGCTCAGGGGGAGCGCAGTGTCTTTCCTACGGCTGGAATCGGTTGTTCGATTGCGCGGTGACTTCTCGGAGAAGTTTgg ATACACGCAGGCACCATGGACACACAAGACGCAGACCCGTGCCTGCGCCTCGACTTCTGCAACTTTTCAGTTACGTGAAGACTGTCTCG AGCTCAACTGTGGAGGAACTCTGATGCATTTTAACTACGTGTGGCTGCGAGATCACTGCCGCTCTGCCTCTTCCTTCAACTCCAAAACCAACCAGAGAAACCTGGACACAGGCAGTATCGACCTCAGCATCTGCCCTGACAACACAACAGTGGAAGATGGTCACCTCGTCATCACAT GGCCAGGTGGTCATGTCTCAAAGTACAGCCTTAGATGGCTAGCTGAAAACAGCTATGAAAGAAGGAAGCAGAGCACCGTACAGCCTCACATACTTTGGAACTCTGACATctataaaaatgcaaacataccATCAGCCAAATGGGAAACGTTTATGAGCTGTGATGATGAACTAAAGAAGTTTCTTCAGAACTACCTCCTGTATGGGATCGCTTTTGTAGACGATGTCCCAGCTACAGTTGAAGCTACAGAGGCTGTTACCCAGAGGGTCAGTCTCATCAG GGAGACCACATATGGAAGAATGTGGTGCTTCACTTCAGATTTTTCCAGGGGAGACACTGCCTACAGCCAGCTGGCCCTGGACCGTCACACTGACACCTCATACTTTCAGGAACCATGTGG AATCCAGGTTTTTCACTGCCTCAAGCATGAGGGGACTGGGGGAAGGACTCTACTTGTGGATGGGTTCTATGCTGCTGAAAAGTTACGCCAGCAGTCACCTAAAAACTTTGAGCTGCTTGCTCATGTGCCCATCAGGCATGAGTACATCGAAAACACTGACAACCACCaaaaccacttaacaggagtTGGCCCTGTGCTTAACATCTATCCTTGGAACAATGAAGTTTACCTTATCCG ATACAACAACTATGACCGATCAGTGATAAACATGATCCCCCATGAGACTGTTCAGAAGTGGTATGTTGCACATCGAGAGTTGACCATAGAACTAAGGCGACCAGAAAATGAGCTGTGGGTGAAACTGAGCCCCGGAAAA GTGATTTTCATAGACAACTGGCGTGTCATGCATGGGAGGGAGTCATTCAGCGGCTTGAGGCAGCTCTGTGGATGCTACCTGACCAGAGACGATGTCCTCAGCACTGCACGCTGCTTTGGTCTGCAGGCCTAA
- the gabrb4 gene encoding gamma-aminobutyric acid receptor subunit beta-4 isoform X4, whose product MSVAKTTVDKLLKGYDIRLRPDFGGPPVIVGMSINIASIDSISEVNMDYTITMYFQQSWRDKRLAYGELNLNLTLDNRVADQLWLPDTYFLNDKKSFLHGVTVKNRMIRLHPDGTVLYGLRITTTAACMMDLRRYPLDEQNCTLEIESYGYTTDDIVFFWQGGDNAVTGVDKLELPQFSIMDIRLVSKEVRFTTGSYPRLSLSFRIKRNIGYFILQTYMPSILITILSWVSFWINYDASAARVALGVTTVLTMTTINTHLRETLPKIPYVKAIDVYLMGCFVFVFLALLEYAFVNYVFFGRGPAQQKKINERLNKANNERARYEEKRLREQVDAYGNILLTTLEMNNEVMPSDVGSSVSDSRNSVMSFDSSGVQFRKPMAPRDGFSHHSLDRSAMRSRANCRLRRRSSKLKLKIPNLSDVSTIDKWSRVIFPITFGFFNLIYWLYYVN is encoded by the exons GTCCTCCAGTCATCGTAGGAATGAGCATCAACATAGCAAGCATTGACTCCATCTCAGAAGTAAACATG GACTACACCATCACAATGTATTTCCAGCAGAGCTGGCGAGATAAGCGTTTGGCCTATGGTGAGCTGAACTTGAACTTGACTCTGGACAACCGTGTAGCAGACCAGCTTTGGCTCCCTGACACCTACTTTCTTAATGACAAGAAGTCCTTCCTTCATGGTGTGACGGTCAAAAATCGTATGATCCGACTCCACCCCGATGGCACCGTCTTATATGGGCTGAG aATAACCACCACAGCTGCTTGCATGATGGACCTGAGGAGGTACCCTCTTGATGAACAGAACTGCACCCTGGAAATTGAAAGCT ATGGATATACTACAGATGACATCGTATTCTTCTGGCAAGGAGGAGATAATGCTGTGACAGGAGTTGACAAGCTAGAGTTACCTCAGTTCTCCATCATGGACATCCGCTTGGTGTCCAAGGAGGTCAGGTTTACTACAG GTTCATATCCAAGGCTTTCGCTGAGTTTTAGGATTAAGAGGAACATTGGATATTTCATCCTGCAGACATATATGCCCTCCATCTTGATCACCATCCTCTCATGGGTCTCCTTCTGGATCAATTATGATGCCTCTGCAGCTCGGGTGGCCCTGG GTGTGACAACGGTGCTTACCATGACAACAATTAACACCCACCTTCGGGAGACTCTCCCAAAGATTCCGTATGTGAAAGCCATCGACGTCTACCTCATgggctgttttgtgtttgtgttcctggCCCTGCTTGAATATGCCTTTGTAAATTACGTGTTTTTTGGCCGGGGCCCTGCgcaacagaagaaaatcaaTGAGAGGCTGAACAAAGCCAACAATGAGCGGGCAAGATATGAAGAGAAGCGCCTGAGGGAACAG GTGGATGCTTACGGAAACATCCTCCTCACCACACTGGAGATGAACAACGAAGTGATGCCTTCTGATGTTGGGAGCAGTGTCAGTGACTCTCGGAATTCAGTCATGTCCTTCGACAGCTCCGGGGTCCAATTCAGGAAGCCAATGGCTCCCCGAGATGGCTTCAGCCACCACTCGCTGGATCGGAGCGCCATGCGGAGCCGGGCTAACTGTCGGCTACGACGACGTTCCTCTAAGCTGAAGTTGAAAATCCCAAACCTGTCAGATGTTAGCACCATTGACAAGTGGTCCCGGGTCATTTTCCCTATCACCTTTGGATTTTTCAACCTAATCTACTGGTTGTACTATGTGAATTGA
- the gabrb4 gene encoding gamma-aminobutyric acid receptor subunit beta-4 isoform X3 — protein MSVAKTTVDKLLKGYDIRLRPDFGGPPVIVGMSINIASIDSISEVNMDYTITMYFQQSWRDKRLAYGELNLNLTLDNRVADQLWLPDTYFLNDKKSFLHGVTVKNRMIRLHPDGTVLYGLRITTTAACMMDLRRYPLDEQNCTLEIESYGYTTDDIVFFWQGGDNAVTGVDKLELPQFSIMDIRLVSKEVRFTTGSYPRLSLSFRIKRNIGYFILQTYMPSILITILSWVSFWINYDASAARVALGVTTVLTMTTINTHLRETLPKIPYVKAIDVYLMGCFVFVFLALLEYAFVNYVFFGRGPAQQKKINERLNKANNERARYEEKRLREQPSVTRCVFSRSPQVDAYGNILLTTLEMNNEVMPSDVGSSVSDSRNSVMSFDSSGVQFRKPMAPRDGFSHHSLDRSAMRSRANCRLRRRSSKLKLKIPNLSDVSTIDKWSRVIFPITFGFFNLIYWLYYVN, from the exons GTCCTCCAGTCATCGTAGGAATGAGCATCAACATAGCAAGCATTGACTCCATCTCAGAAGTAAACATG GACTACACCATCACAATGTATTTCCAGCAGAGCTGGCGAGATAAGCGTTTGGCCTATGGTGAGCTGAACTTGAACTTGACTCTGGACAACCGTGTAGCAGACCAGCTTTGGCTCCCTGACACCTACTTTCTTAATGACAAGAAGTCCTTCCTTCATGGTGTGACGGTCAAAAATCGTATGATCCGACTCCACCCCGATGGCACCGTCTTATATGGGCTGAG aATAACCACCACAGCTGCTTGCATGATGGACCTGAGGAGGTACCCTCTTGATGAACAGAACTGCACCCTGGAAATTGAAAGCT ATGGATATACTACAGATGACATCGTATTCTTCTGGCAAGGAGGAGATAATGCTGTGACAGGAGTTGACAAGCTAGAGTTACCTCAGTTCTCCATCATGGACATCCGCTTGGTGTCCAAGGAGGTCAGGTTTACTACAG GTTCATATCCAAGGCTTTCGCTGAGTTTTAGGATTAAGAGGAACATTGGATATTTCATCCTGCAGACATATATGCCCTCCATCTTGATCACCATCCTCTCATGGGTCTCCTTCTGGATCAATTATGATGCCTCTGCAGCTCGGGTGGCCCTGG GTGTGACAACGGTGCTTACCATGACAACAATTAACACCCACCTTCGGGAGACTCTCCCAAAGATTCCGTATGTGAAAGCCATCGACGTCTACCTCATgggctgttttgtgtttgtgttcctggCCCTGCTTGAATATGCCTTTGTAAATTACGTGTTTTTTGGCCGGGGCCCTGCgcaacagaagaaaatcaaTGAGAGGCTGAACAAAGCCAACAATGAGCGGGCAAGATATGAAGAGAAGCGCCTGAGGGAACAG CCCTCAGTGACTCGCTGTGTCTTTTCCCGATCCCCGCAGGTGGATGCTTACGGAAACATCCTCCTCACCACACTGGAGATGAACAACGAAGTGATGCCTTCTGATGTTGGGAGCAGTGTCAGTGACTCTCGGAATTCAGTCATGTCCTTCGACAGCTCCGGGGTCCAATTCAGGAAGCCAATGGCTCCCCGAGATGGCTTCAGCCACCACTCGCTGGATCGGAGCGCCATGCGGAGCCGGGCTAACTGTCGGCTACGACGACGTTCCTCTAAGCTGAAGTTGAAAATCCCAAACCTGTCAGATGTTAGCACCATTGACAAGTGGTCCCGGGTCATTTTCCCTATCACCTTTGGATTTTTCAACCTAATCTACTGGTTGTACTATGTGAATTGA
- the gabrb4 gene encoding gamma-aminobutyric acid receptor subunit beta-4 isoform X2 yields the protein MSVAKTTVDKLLKGYDIRLRPDFGGPPVIVGMSINIASIDSISEVNMDYTITMYFQQSWRDKRLAYGELNLNLTLDNRVADQLWLPDTYFLNDKKSFLHGVTVKNRMIRLHPDGTVLYGLRITTTAACMMDLRRYPLDEQNCTLEIESYGYTTDDIVFFWQGGDNAVTGVDKLELPQFSIMDIRLVSKEVRFTTGSYPRLSLSFRIKRNIGYFILQTYMPSILITILSWVSFWINYDASAARVALGVTTVLTMTTINTHLRETLPKIPYVKAIDVYLMGCFVFVFLALLEYAFVNYVFFGRGPAQQKKINERLNKANNERARYEEKRLREQGGNIMTRCVFSRSPQVDAYGNILLTTLEMNNEVMPSDVGSSVSDSRNSVMSFDSSGVQFRKPMAPRDGFSHHSLDRSAMRSRANCRLRRRSSKLKLKIPNLSDVSTIDKWSRVIFPITFGFFNLIYWLYYVN from the exons GTCCTCCAGTCATCGTAGGAATGAGCATCAACATAGCAAGCATTGACTCCATCTCAGAAGTAAACATG GACTACACCATCACAATGTATTTCCAGCAGAGCTGGCGAGATAAGCGTTTGGCCTATGGTGAGCTGAACTTGAACTTGACTCTGGACAACCGTGTAGCAGACCAGCTTTGGCTCCCTGACACCTACTTTCTTAATGACAAGAAGTCCTTCCTTCATGGTGTGACGGTCAAAAATCGTATGATCCGACTCCACCCCGATGGCACCGTCTTATATGGGCTGAG aATAACCACCACAGCTGCTTGCATGATGGACCTGAGGAGGTACCCTCTTGATGAACAGAACTGCACCCTGGAAATTGAAAGCT ATGGATATACTACAGATGACATCGTATTCTTCTGGCAAGGAGGAGATAATGCTGTGACAGGAGTTGACAAGCTAGAGTTACCTCAGTTCTCCATCATGGACATCCGCTTGGTGTCCAAGGAGGTCAGGTTTACTACAG GTTCATATCCAAGGCTTTCGCTGAGTTTTAGGATTAAGAGGAACATTGGATATTTCATCCTGCAGACATATATGCCCTCCATCTTGATCACCATCCTCTCATGGGTCTCCTTCTGGATCAATTATGATGCCTCTGCAGCTCGGGTGGCCCTGG GTGTGACAACGGTGCTTACCATGACAACAATTAACACCCACCTTCGGGAGACTCTCCCAAAGATTCCGTATGTGAAAGCCATCGACGTCTACCTCATgggctgttttgtgtttgtgttcctggCCCTGCTTGAATATGCCTTTGTAAATTACGTGTTTTTTGGCCGGGGCCCTGCgcaacagaagaaaatcaaTGAGAGGCTGAACAAAGCCAACAATGAGCGGGCAAGATATGAAGAGAAGCGCCTGAGGGAACAG GGGGGTAATATAA TGACTCGCTGTGTCTTTTCCCGATCCCCGCAGGTGGATGCTTACGGAAACATCCTCCTCACCACACTGGAGATGAACAACGAAGTGATGCCTTCTGATGTTGGGAGCAGTGTCAGTGACTCTCGGAATTCAGTCATGTCCTTCGACAGCTCCGGGGTCCAATTCAGGAAGCCAATGGCTCCCCGAGATGGCTTCAGCCACCACTCGCTGGATCGGAGCGCCATGCGGAGCCGGGCTAACTGTCGGCTACGACGACGTTCCTCTAAGCTGAAGTTGAAAATCCCAAACCTGTCAGATGTTAGCACCATTGACAAGTGGTCCCGGGTCATTTTCCCTATCACCTTTGGATTTTTCAACCTAATCTACTGGTTGTACTATGTGAATTGA